One genomic region from bacterium encodes:
- a CDS encoding ABC transporter ATP-binding protein, whose amino-acid sequence MNAPPSATPPAAAALLEVSGLSVAIRGARPPLRLVEDFACRLAPGQTLSLVGESGCGKSLSALALPGLLPPDLERTSERLLWRGREIGGLAERERRRLRGAEIAFVFQEPLSSLNPVLTIGTQITEVLRAHRRLGRAAARARALALLAEVGVPAPAERLGAYPHELSGGLRQRALIAMALACDPALLIADEPTTALDVSLQAQVLALLAELQRRRGLALLFITHDFGVVSQLGGRVLVMYAGEVVESAPTAALLEAPAHPYTRALLASLPRLDRKCEATGIPGSVPAPGRAPAGCRFRDRCGLARAGCGEPQILRPLGAGRAARCWLAEASA is encoded by the coding sequence ATGAACGCACCGCCCAGCGCCACGCCGCCGGCCGCCGCGGCTCTGCTCGAGGTGAGCGGGCTCTCCGTCGCGATCCGCGGCGCGCGGCCGCCGCTCCGGCTCGTCGAGGACTTCGCCTGCCGGCTGGCTCCCGGCCAGACCCTCAGTCTCGTCGGCGAGTCTGGCTGCGGCAAGAGCCTGAGCGCGCTCGCGCTGCCGGGGCTCCTGCCCCCCGACCTCGAGCGGACCAGCGAGCGTCTGCTCTGGCGTGGGCGCGAGATCGGCGGCCTCGCCGAGCGCGAGCGGCGCCGTCTGCGCGGCGCCGAGATCGCCTTCGTCTTCCAGGAGCCGCTGAGCAGTCTCAATCCCGTGCTGACGATCGGCACGCAGATCACCGAGGTCCTGAGAGCGCATCGCCGGCTCGGCCGGGCGGCGGCCCGCGCGCGGGCCCTCGCACTCCTGGCCGAAGTGGGCGTGCCGGCGCCGGCCGAGCGTCTCGGCGCCTACCCGCACGAACTCAGCGGCGGTCTCCGCCAGCGGGCGCTGATCGCGATGGCCCTGGCCTGCGATCCGGCGCTCCTCATTGCCGACGAGCCGACCACCGCCCTGGACGTCAGTCTGCAGGCCCAGGTGCTCGCGTTGCTCGCCGAGTTGCAGCGGCGCCGCGGCCTGGCGCTGCTGTTCATCACCCACGATTTCGGCGTCGTTTCCCAGCTCGGCGGGCGCGTGCTCGTGATGTATGCGGGGGAGGTGGTGGAGTCGGCGCCGACGGCGGCCCTGCTCGAGGCGCCCGCCCATCCCTACACGCGCGCCCTGCTCGCGAGCCTCCCGCGCCTGGATCGCAAGTGCGAGGCGACCGGCATCCCGGGATCGGTGCCGGCGCCGGGCCGCGCGCCGGCGGGCTGCCGCTTCCGCGACCGCTGTGGCCTCGCGCGCGCGGGCTGCGGGGAGCCCCAGATCCTGCGGCCCCTGGGCGCTGGCCGCGCCGCGCGCTGCTGGCTGGCGGAGGCCTCCGCGTGA
- a CDS encoding ABC transporter ATP-binding protein — MSAGGTAAPGAALLELRGLVKRFPGRGRSAVSALRGVDLDLAAGEILGIAGESGCGKTTLARCILGLERPDAGSVRFAGQDLAALDRRALRRLRRRLQMVFQDPYSSLNPRLSAAAIVGEGLAVHGLARGAERARRVAALLERVGLDPGTADRRPREFSGGQRQRIGIARALACGPELLVADEPVSALDVSVQAQILALLEDLRRREGLSVLIISHDLAVLRQLCDRIAVMRQGEFVESGPTAALLAAPRHAYTQALLAAVPRLGGAANPA; from the coding sequence GTGAGCGCCGGCGGGACGGCGGCGCCGGGCGCGGCCCTGCTCGAGTTGCGGGGACTCGTCAAGCGCTTCCCCGGGCGCGGGCGCAGTGCGGTGAGCGCGCTGCGCGGCGTCGACCTCGACCTGGCCGCGGGCGAGATCCTCGGGATCGCCGGCGAGTCGGGCTGCGGCAAGACCACGCTCGCCCGCTGCATCTTGGGCCTGGAGCGGCCCGACGCCGGGAGCGTCCGCTTCGCGGGCCAGGACCTCGCGGCGCTGGATCGTCGCGCCCTGCGCCGCCTGCGCCGCCGCCTGCAGATGGTCTTCCAGGACCCCTATTCCTCGCTCAATCCGCGCCTCAGCGCGGCGGCGATCGTGGGCGAGGGCCTGGCCGTGCACGGCCTGGCCCGCGGCGCCGAACGGGCGCGCCGGGTGGCGGCGCTCCTGGAGCGCGTGGGCCTGGATCCGGGGACCGCCGATCGGCGGCCGCGGGAGTTCTCGGGCGGCCAGCGCCAGCGCATCGGCATCGCGCGCGCGCTGGCCTGCGGGCCCGAGCTGCTCGTCGCCGACGAGCCGGTGAGCGCGCTGGATGTCTCCGTCCAGGCGCAGATCCTGGCCCTGCTGGAGGACCTCCGGCGGCGAGAGGGGCTGAGCGTGCTGATCATCAGCCACGATCTGGCCGTGCTGCGCCAGCTCTGCGATCGCATTGCGGTGATGCGGCAGGGCGAGTTCGTGGAGAGCGGTCCGACGGCGGCGCTGCTGGCGGCGCCCCGGCACGCCTACACGCAGGCCCTGCTGGCCGCCGTGCCGAGGCTGGGAGGAGCGGCCAACCCCGCGTGA
- a CDS encoding TonB-dependent receptor, producing the protein MSKGIRMSGRRTLAASLLLTLLLVPQFAPAQQIGTVRGVITNAETGEPLPYANVVVEGTSFGAMTVEDGSFSFVLPAGTYTLVVSFLGYEPGRREGVGVLSEKTTTVDVELKPSVALQLETVLVEGEAPVVDVKSSETTKSKDQEDLNAFAVDNVQEAMALEAGITMKGGDLYVRGGRSGEVSMMIDGVPVNDPLGGAVQVSNVAVAEAEAVIGGMDAEFGNAQSAVFNIVTREGGSQFEGSVRYWTDDYGRQDKTYTNYDRLAVGLGGPLVSDNFRWFLSAEAEGSDGEDLTLDRRDEWTGLGGLLKFKDRADAGLNLQNKVTWRVNPDLKFNLESSAAWDKNDGYVHNWNQEGYVNRLHMFERLELSGETDDQGEHFYYVIRGTMPVLHGPWYAEYRANKERQRQGLPNDFQKVLVKYKPSGAGAPVYEVVDAMRVKSAYSGTEFLVLTDELFDGFLDSLSRWSYVRDDSSQVYYNSAEHTPASDNFTNSVKLVTVHNISEDVFYKLALTRLDFQRHSAVNDQQPWEYNTAGLPATLHNGATVRSVAGEIYYTDPNNPFLASAYDYPVYFDRESVSWILKFDLTSQGLGGHKFKTGFLAQYNDMYNEQLTSPGRTRILVDDQTGRVLGTAQGTSANIFHNYAPQTAFYMQDRWEYRGMVVNGGLRYDLFSPGTGVEILLRAEGVDPTIQRYKQSLSPRLGLAFPITDRDVFHFHYGRFIQAPANNYLFQSQDPNAGVGILGNPDLNPEITISYQAGVKHQFSEHVVGDFALFYKDIFDLISSATAIDTISGNQFGRYINKAYASARGVEITLSRQFADNYGGQVAYTLSYADGVASDAEFGATSASGLTHLPTKELPLGWDERHSLSVTLRLADPGSWGGSVIYSFGSGFPYTPAFRYVRRQDPELENSRRYPATHSLSLQAEKYFNVWGQDLTLFFDGRNLLDQEQIASHDPGIYPGLRYAQNAYTTYLTETGQYGGAYLADMDGDGEDEFHPVEDPRVFSPRRIFRIGFGFEF; encoded by the coding sequence ATGTCGAAGGGGATCCGCATGTCCGGTCGCCGCACGCTCGCCGCCAGCCTACTCCTCACCCTGCTCCTGGTTCCGCAGTTCGCGCCGGCCCAGCAGATCGGCACCGTCCGCGGCGTCATCACGAACGCGGAGACGGGCGAGCCGCTGCCCTACGCGAACGTGGTCGTGGAGGGCACGAGTTTCGGCGCCATGACCGTCGAGGACGGCAGCTTCTCCTTCGTGCTGCCGGCGGGGACCTACACGCTGGTCGTCAGCTTCCTGGGCTACGAGCCCGGCCGCCGCGAGGGCGTCGGCGTGCTCAGCGAGAAGACGACCACGGTCGACGTCGAGCTCAAACCCAGCGTCGCCCTGCAGCTCGAGACGGTGCTGGTGGAAGGCGAGGCGCCGGTGGTCGACGTGAAGAGCTCGGAGACCACCAAGTCGAAGGACCAGGAGGACCTCAACGCCTTCGCCGTCGACAACGTGCAGGAGGCGATGGCCCTCGAGGCCGGCATCACGATGAAGGGCGGCGACCTCTACGTGCGCGGCGGTCGCTCCGGCGAGGTCTCGATGATGATCGACGGCGTGCCGGTGAACGACCCCCTCGGCGGCGCCGTGCAGGTCTCCAACGTCGCGGTGGCCGAGGCGGAGGCCGTCATCGGCGGCATGGACGCCGAATTCGGCAACGCCCAGTCGGCGGTCTTCAACATCGTCACGCGCGAGGGCGGCAGCCAGTTCGAGGGTTCGGTCCGCTACTGGACGGACGACTACGGCCGCCAGGACAAGACCTACACCAACTACGACCGCCTCGCCGTCGGCCTCGGCGGCCCGCTCGTCAGCGACAACTTCCGCTGGTTCCTCTCGGCCGAGGCCGAGGGCAGCGACGGCGAGGACCTCACGCTCGATCGCCGGGACGAGTGGACGGGCCTGGGCGGCCTGCTCAAGTTCAAGGACCGCGCCGACGCCGGCCTCAACTTGCAGAACAAGGTGACCTGGCGCGTCAATCCCGACCTCAAGTTCAACCTGGAGTCCAGCGCCGCCTGGGACAAGAACGACGGCTACGTCCACAACTGGAACCAGGAAGGCTACGTGAACCGCCTGCACATGTTCGAGCGCCTGGAGCTGAGCGGCGAGACGGACGACCAGGGCGAGCACTTCTACTACGTCATCCGCGGCACCATGCCGGTGCTCCATGGCCCCTGGTACGCCGAGTACCGCGCGAACAAGGAGCGCCAGCGCCAGGGCCTGCCGAACGACTTCCAGAAGGTCCTGGTCAAGTACAAGCCCTCGGGTGCCGGAGCGCCGGTCTACGAGGTGGTCGATGCGATGCGCGTCAAGAGCGCCTACTCGGGCACCGAGTTCCTCGTGCTCACCGACGAGCTCTTCGACGGCTTCCTCGACTCCCTCAGCCGCTGGAGCTACGTCCGCGACGACTCCTCGCAGGTCTACTACAACTCGGCCGAGCACACGCCGGCCAGCGACAACTTCACCAACAGCGTGAAGCTCGTCACGGTGCACAACATCAGCGAGGACGTGTTCTACAAGCTGGCCCTGACGCGCCTGGACTTCCAGCGCCACAGCGCCGTCAACGACCAGCAGCCCTGGGAGTACAATACGGCCGGTCTGCCCGCGACCCTGCACAACGGCGCCACCGTGCGCTCGGTGGCCGGCGAGATCTACTACACGGACCCCAACAACCCCTTCCTCGCCTCCGCCTACGACTATCCCGTCTACTTCGACCGCGAGTCGGTGAGCTGGATCCTCAAGTTCGACCTCACCAGCCAGGGGCTGGGTGGGCACAAGTTCAAGACCGGCTTCCTTGCGCAGTACAACGACATGTACAACGAGCAACTCACTTCGCCGGGCCGCACGCGCATCCTCGTCGACGATCAGACGGGTCGCGTGCTGGGGACGGCCCAGGGCACGAGCGCCAACATCTTCCACAACTACGCGCCGCAGACCGCCTTCTACATGCAGGACCGCTGGGAGTACCGCGGGATGGTCGTCAACGGCGGGCTGCGCTACGACCTCTTCAGCCCCGGCACCGGCGTCGAGATCCTGCTGCGGGCGGAGGGCGTCGACCCGACGATCCAGCGCTACAAGCAGTCGCTGAGCCCGCGCCTGGGCCTCGCCTTCCCGATCACGGATCGGGACGTGTTCCACTTCCACTACGGCCGCTTCATCCAGGCGCCCGCGAACAACTACCTCTTCCAGAGCCAGGACCCGAACGCGGGCGTCGGCATCCTGGGCAACCCCGACCTCAACCCGGAGATCACCATCTCCTATCAGGCCGGCGTCAAGCACCAGTTCAGCGAGCACGTGGTCGGCGACTTCGCGCTGTTCTACAAGGACATCTTCGACCTGATCTCCTCGGCGACCGCGATCGACACGATCAGCGGCAACCAGTTCGGCCGCTACATCAACAAGGCCTATGCCTCGGCGCGCGGCGTCGAGATCACGCTCAGCCGCCAGTTCGCCGACAACTACGGCGGGCAGGTCGCCTACACCCTGAGCTACGCGGACGGCGTCGCCTCGGATGCCGAGTTCGGCGCTACCAGCGCTTCCGGCCTCACGCATCTGCCGACGAAGGAGTTGCCCCTGGGCTGGGACGAGCGCCACTCGCTCTCCGTCACGCTCCGGCTCGCCGATCCCGGGAGCTGGGGCGGGTCGGTGATCTACAGCTTCGGCTCGGGCTTCCCCTATACGCCGGCCTTCCGCTACGTCCGCCGGCAGGATCCGGAGCTCGAGAACAGCCGCCGCTACCCAGCCACGCACAGCCTCTCGCTGCAGGCGGAGAAGTACTTCAATGTCTGGGGGCAGGATCTGACCCTCTTCTTCGACGGCCGCAACCTGCTCGACCAGGAGCAGATCGCCAGCCACGACCCCGGCATCTACCCGGGGCTGCGCTATGCCCAGAACGCCTACACCACCTACCTGACCGAAACGGGTCAGTACGGCGGCGCCTACCTGGCCGACATGGACGGCGACGGCGAAGACGAATTCCACCCGGTGGAGGACCCGCGGGTCTTCAGCCCGCGGCGGATCTTCCGCATCGGCTTCGGCTTCGAGTTCTAG
- a CDS encoding UPF0164 family protein gives MRRTALLAMALILGAGSAQAQIFEKVGTFAAQFLKIGPTARAAGMGNGFVAVADDASSTYWNPGGLVDVPRTGLHLNHVEWPADVKLDFLSYAFHTPYLPGVLGLTARALTMDPQVERTIYLPEGTGREFDAGDMSFGLTYAQYLTERFSTGFTVHFIHMGLADKAVNTTAFDFGLVYRIGIRGMRLGMVVQNAGGEVDFDSRPAKMPIMFKVGLSADAFDYGPHHMTGVVEFSHPPDNKERANLGVEYGFNRFLFLRSGYNAGYDASGVAAGFGVAVSTSERSRLFVDYAFEDLDRMGEAHRFSVSFAY, from the coding sequence GTGAGACGCACAGCGCTGTTGGCAATGGCCCTGATCCTGGGTGCGGGGTCGGCGCAGGCGCAGATCTTCGAGAAGGTCGGCACCTTCGCCGCCCAGTTCCTGAAGATCGGCCCCACCGCACGCGCGGCCGGCATGGGCAACGGCTTCGTGGCCGTCGCCGACGATGCCAGCTCGACCTATTGGAATCCGGGCGGTCTCGTCGACGTGCCGCGCACCGGGCTCCACCTGAACCACGTCGAGTGGCCGGCGGACGTCAAGCTCGACTTCCTGTCCTATGCCTTCCATACGCCCTACCTGCCCGGGGTGCTCGGCCTGACCGCCCGTGCGCTGACGATGGATCCCCAGGTGGAGCGCACGATCTACCTGCCCGAGGGCACGGGGCGCGAGTTCGACGCGGGGGACATGAGCTTCGGCCTCACCTACGCGCAGTACCTCACCGAGCGCTTCTCGACGGGCTTCACGGTGCATTTCATCCACATGGGCCTGGCCGACAAGGCGGTCAATACGACGGCCTTCGACTTCGGCCTCGTCTACCGCATCGGCATCCGCGGCATGCGCCTGGGCATGGTGGTGCAGAATGCGGGCGGCGAGGTGGACTTCGATTCCAGGCCGGCGAAGATGCCGATCATGTTCAAGGTCGGCCTGTCGGCTGACGCCTTCGACTACGGCCCGCACCACATGACCGGAGTCGTCGAGTTCAGCCATCCGCCGGACAACAAGGAGCGCGCCAACCTCGGCGTCGAGTACGGCTTCAACCGCTTCCTCTTCCTGCGCAGCGGCTACAATGCCGGCTACGACGCGAGTGGAGTGGCAGCCGGCTTCGGCGTGGCGGTGAGCACGAGCGAGCGCTCGCGCCTGTTCGTGGACTACGCCTTCGAGGATCTCGACCGCATGGGCGAGGCGCACCGCTTCAGCGTGAGCTTCGCCTACTGA
- a CDS encoding GWxTD domain-containing protein, translated as MSPEPGSTWLTASHRWAVGLGLAAFLATGRPALAAAPLPPAKGDFSLFALALSEPAGDGRSRLTLVLEFPAVEIGWRARGDSLVASLDCRWSLHALGREAAAVAEAIEFARSAETELASLVYLRAVELPPGEYRLEIDCRDRQRREGGLAGLFASQPTATLSATLAVRDFSGGGLGDLQLFRLTPAGDMASPNPSGLYAAGEGALELATAFAPPPDAPAGHLALTLTVRDAAGALRLEKRGGWKYEAGELLPLRYRLPLADLPAGDYRLQLAARSPGLDSLAVDCPLRIRGGGAPSAEALARRAVEAQLFLEGDAFAGWQRLPAGEQIAQLDAFWRAQDPDPATEANEVYDEFLARYRAAQARYGGFGPGALSDRGRILIRLGEPASIEGEAVPLNRTGLSNAVRGLHGESEVEPGISGFGDDPGQGAGLQRGSDLARDLSAIGTGGAVNFGDDSEAYEVWTYEFGGAPLLPPQRLHLRRPSLQLIFVDRSGTGDYTLVYRSEDFDF; from the coding sequence GTGAGCCCAGAGCCCGGAAGCACTTGGCTGACGGCGAGCCACCGCTGGGCGGTTGGGCTCGGGCTGGCCGCGTTCCTGGCGACCGGCCGCCCTGCGCTGGCGGCCGCGCCGCTGCCGCCGGCGAAGGGCGACTTCAGCCTGTTCGCGCTGGCGCTCAGCGAACCCGCCGGCGATGGGCGCAGCCGCCTCACCCTCGTGCTGGAGTTCCCCGCCGTCGAAATCGGTTGGCGGGCGCGGGGCGACAGCCTCGTCGCCAGCCTGGATTGCCGCTGGTCCCTGCACGCGCTGGGGCGCGAGGCGGCTGCCGTCGCCGAGGCGATCGAGTTCGCCCGCAGCGCCGAGACGGAACTCGCCAGTCTCGTCTACCTGCGCGCGGTCGAGCTGCCGCCCGGTGAGTACCGTCTCGAGATCGACTGTCGCGACCGCCAGCGCCGCGAGGGCGGCCTCGCGGGGCTCTTTGCGAGCCAGCCGACCGCTACCCTGAGCGCGACCCTCGCCGTGCGGGATTTCAGTGGCGGCGGCCTCGGCGACCTGCAGCTCTTCCGGCTCACGCCAGCGGGGGACATGGCGAGCCCCAATCCGAGCGGCCTCTACGCGGCCGGAGAGGGCGCGCTGGAGCTGGCAACGGCCTTCGCGCCGCCGCCGGACGCGCCGGCCGGCCATTTGGCGCTCACGCTCACGGTCCGGGATGCGGCCGGTGCGCTGCGGCTCGAGAAGCGCGGCGGCTGGAAGTACGAGGCCGGCGAGCTCCTGCCGCTGCGCTACCGGCTGCCGCTGGCGGATCTGCCGGCCGGCGACTACCGCCTGCAGCTCGCGGCGCGGAGCCCGGGTCTCGACAGCCTGGCCGTTGACTGCCCGCTCAGGATTCGCGGCGGCGGCGCGCCGAGCGCGGAGGCGCTTGCGCGGCGGGCGGTCGAAGCCCAGCTTTTCCTCGAGGGCGATGCCTTCGCGGGCTGGCAGCGCCTGCCGGCGGGCGAGCAGATCGCCCAGTTGGACGCTTTCTGGCGGGCCCAGGATCCCGATCCCGCCACCGAGGCGAACGAGGTCTACGACGAGTTCCTCGCCAGATACCGGGCGGCTCAGGCCCGCTATGGAGGCTTCGGACCGGGCGCCCTCAGTGACCGCGGGCGGATCCTGATCCGCCTCGGCGAGCCCGCAAGCATCGAGGGCGAGGCCGTGCCGCTGAATCGCACCGGGCTGAGCAACGCGGTGCGCGGCCTGCACGGCGAATCGGAGGTGGAGCCGGGGATCTCGGGGTTCGGCGACGATCCCGGCCAGGGCGCGGGGCTCCAGCGCGGCAGCGATCTGGCCCGGGACCTGAGCGCGATCGGAACCGGAGGCGCCGTCAACTTCGGCGACGACAGCGAGGCCTACGAGGTCTGGACCTACGAGTTCGGGGGCGCTCCCCTGCTGCCGCCGCAGCGCCTCCACTTGAGGCGACCGAGCCTGCAGCTCATTTTCGTCGACCGCAGCGGCACGGGGGACTACACCCTCGTCTATCGGTCGGAGGACTTTGATTTCTAA
- a CDS encoding MotA/TolQ/ExbB proton channel family protein produces the protein MWPLLVSLIVGLVFVLERLWTLSRARVNTRRLMYGIQKSLRSEGVDAAIRTCERTRGPIAAILHAGLLKTARGPQAVEKAPDTAGAIEMSFLERGLSAIAAVVVVAPMLGFLGTVSGMIHAFEAIAAADQVSAKLVASGIAEALITTAAGLIIAIPTSLFHSYFTDQVDRFVVEMEETSAELINELTELGL, from the coding sequence ATGTGGCCGCTGCTCGTCTCGCTGATCGTGGGCCTCGTCTTCGTGCTCGAGCGCCTCTGGACCCTGTCGCGCGCGCGCGTCAACACGCGCAGGCTGATGTACGGCATCCAGAAGTCCCTGCGCAGCGAGGGCGTCGACGCCGCCATCCGCACCTGCGAGCGCACGCGCGGCCCGATCGCCGCCATCCTGCACGCGGGCCTGCTCAAGACGGCGCGCGGTCCGCAGGCCGTCGAGAAAGCCCCCGACACCGCGGGCGCCATCGAGATGTCCTTCCTCGAGCGCGGGCTCTCGGCCATCGCGGCCGTCGTCGTCGTGGCGCCGATGCTCGGCTTCCTCGGCACCGTGTCGGGCATGATCCACGCCTTCGAGGCCATCGCGGCCGCCGACCAGGTGAGCGCAAAGCTGGTGGCCTCGGGTATCGCCGAGGCCCTGATCACGACCGCCGCCGGCCTGATCATCGCCATCCCCACGAGCCTCTTCCACTCCTACTTCACCGACCAGGTGGACCGTTTCGTCGTGGAGATGGAGGAGACCAGCGCGGAGCTGATCAACGAGCTGACGGAGCTGGGTCTCTAG
- a CDS encoding biopolymer transporter ExbD, translating to MGLLAKKKRRPAPEIGNATVADISFLLLIFFIVSTVFNEELGLPLILPSGESGQAAQVSRKNVLEIKANADNTVSVKGVPTRVQDVRRIAKEAQDVNPKLIVVIQTAPQAQYGVMIDILDELKLAEIKKISIKMSED from the coding sequence ATGGGACTGCTAGCCAAGAAGAAGCGACGCCCCGCACCCGAGATCGGCAATGCGACGGTTGCGGACATCTCCTTCCTGCTCCTGATCTTCTTCATCGTGAGCACGGTGTTCAACGAAGAGCTGGGCCTGCCGCTCATCCTGCCCAGCGGCGAGTCGGGCCAGGCGGCGCAGGTCAGCCGCAAGAACGTCCTCGAGATCAAGGCGAACGCCGACAACACGGTCTCCGTCAAGGGGGTGCCGACGCGCGTCCAGGACGTACGGCGCATCGCCAAGGAAGCCCAGGACGTCAATCCGAAGCTGATCGTCGTCATCCAGACGGCGCCCCAGGCCCAGTACGGCGTGATGATCGACATCCTCGACGAGCTGAAGCTGGCCGAGATCAAGAAGATCTCGATCAAGATGAGCGAGGACTAG
- a CDS encoding biopolymer transporter ExbD: protein MNIEKKPRPKPGIPTATMGDIVFLLLIFFMATTIFKQENGLDVTLPRAEASKKQNNEQLANIWVDQKGRVSINDKLIYLSDVQNVMKRRLESNPLLIVSFKADSRVRYEIMNSIMEELKAINAVRVVFSSDVETATP, encoded by the coding sequence ATGAATATCGAGAAGAAACCACGCCCCAAGCCGGGTATCCCCACCGCGACGATGGGCGACATCGTCTTCCTCCTGCTGATCTTCTTCATGGCGACGACGATCTTCAAGCAGGAGAACGGCCTCGATGTCACGCTGCCCCGTGCCGAAGCCTCCAAGAAGCAGAACAACGAGCAGCTGGCGAACATCTGGGTCGATCAGAAGGGGCGCGTTTCGATCAACGACAAGCTGATCTACCTGTCCGACGTGCAGAACGTGATGAAGCGCCGCCTGGAGTCGAATCCGCTCCTGATCGTCTCCTTCAAGGCCGACAGCCGCGTCCGCTACGAGATCATGAACTCGATCATGGAAGAGCTGAAGGCGATCAACGCGGTGCGCGTCGTCTTCTCGAGCGACGTCGAAACGGCGACGCCGTAG
- a CDS encoding energy transducer TonB: protein MVITVQQFVKQGYPRLLRYALVATLALVALMFLVWPTYVSRPYTLDEEILEVVEIPADIEIPPPPQEAEMPKVPVQIEISETASDEETIEDTSFADVEDIPPPAASAFGGGPKQFYAFDEPPAPTYRQSPRYPEMAREAEMEGVVMILIFVDERGNVFNVQVLSSSVPQILVDEAIAAAWKWRFKPGKQRNVPVKTTISVPFEFRVRGR from the coding sequence ATGGTCATCACCGTTCAGCAGTTCGTCAAGCAGGGCTATCCCCGGCTGCTGCGCTACGCGCTGGTGGCGACCCTCGCGCTCGTGGCCCTCATGTTCCTGGTCTGGCCGACCTACGTGAGCCGGCCCTACACCCTCGATGAGGAGATCCTCGAGGTCGTCGAGATCCCCGCCGACATCGAGATCCCGCCGCCGCCCCAGGAGGCGGAGATGCCCAAGGTGCCCGTGCAGATCGAGATCTCCGAGACGGCCTCGGACGAGGAGACCATCGAGGACACGAGCTTCGCCGACGTCGAGGACATCCCGCCCCCGGCGGCGAGCGCGTTCGGCGGCGGGCCGAAGCAGTTCTATGCCTTCGACGAACCGCCCGCGCCGACCTATCGCCAGTCGCCGCGCTATCCGGAGATGGCCCGCGAGGCCGAGATGGAAGGCGTGGTGATGATCCTCATCTTCGTCGACGAGCGGGGCAATGTCTTCAACGTGCAGGTGCTCAGCAGCTCGGTGCCGCAGATCCTCGTCGACGAGGCGATCGCCGCCGCCTGGAAGTGGCGCTTCAAGCCGGGCAAGCAGCGAAATGTCCCGGTGAAGACCACCATCAGCGTTCCCTTCGAATTCCGGGTGCGCGGCCGCTAG
- a CDS encoding TolC family protein: MPRRRAVRCFLVCLFGLLPAAAAADTLDLQQCLELAYRHSPELAGAEQQLVSTRAGLLAAYGSFLPSFTTSLSYSHQFVGPKPASQQYNTITQQFFIQDPIQSRDYETYNFSLSGDLTLFSGFSRWASLRGQRYGLAADAADLERTRGTVETSVIKAYYDLARTQLLVELKTSSLQASSEQHEQTRRSFAMGAVARSDTLRSGVRLAEARLGLLEAENSWQLGRVALATLIGRDTHEELSVLGPRIESFPPVDRNAAVAAALGHDPTLRAATLRGAAAEQSLRVAQAGLWPSVGASYRFGWYDLSPPDRAFDVFVEDYSYSLALGLNWDLFDRFQTKRGIQQARAGLRQQEYAADQQRRSIVQSLESILVTLENSRKRIELARATIALAEEDLRLARERYRVGAATLLEVTEAEVSLIQGRASEIEGVAGYLTALAELERSTGWTLAR, from the coding sequence ATGCCTCGCCGCCGCGCGGTCCGCTGCTTCCTCGTCTGTCTCTTCGGTCTCCTTCCCGCGGCAGCCGCCGCCGACACCCTCGACCTCCAGCAGTGTCTCGAGCTGGCCTATCGCCACTCGCCCGAGCTGGCTGGCGCCGAACAGCAGCTCGTCTCCACCCGCGCGGGCTTGCTGGCCGCCTACGGCAGCTTCCTGCCCAGCTTCACGACCAGCCTCTCCTACAGCCACCAGTTCGTGGGGCCCAAGCCGGCGAGCCAGCAGTACAACACGATCACGCAGCAGTTCTTCATCCAGGATCCGATCCAGAGCCGCGACTACGAGACCTACAACTTCAGCCTCTCCGGCGACCTCACGCTCTTCTCCGGATTCTCTCGCTGGGCCTCCCTGCGCGGCCAGCGCTACGGCCTGGCGGCTGACGCGGCCGACCTCGAGCGCACGCGGGGAACGGTCGAGACCTCCGTCATCAAGGCCTACTACGACCTCGCCCGCACGCAGCTGCTCGTGGAGCTGAAGACGAGCAGTCTCCAGGCGAGCAGCGAGCAGCACGAGCAGACGCGCCGCTCCTTCGCGATGGGGGCCGTCGCCCGCTCCGACACCCTGCGCTCCGGCGTTCGCCTGGCCGAGGCGCGGCTCGGGCTGCTCGAGGCGGAGAACAGCTGGCAGCTCGGCCGGGTGGCTCTCGCCACGCTCATCGGCCGCGATACGCACGAGGAGCTGAGCGTCCTCGGCCCGCGCATCGAGAGCTTCCCGCCCGTCGATCGCAATGCCGCCGTGGCGGCGGCGCTCGGCCATGACCCGACCCTGCGCGCCGCCACTCTGCGCGGCGCCGCTGCCGAACAGAGCCTGCGTGTCGCCCAGGCCGGCCTCTGGCCGAGCGTCGGCGCCAGCTACCGCTTCGGCTGGTACGATCTCAGCCCGCCGGACCGCGCCTTCGACGTCTTCGTCGAGGACTACAGCTACTCGCTCGCGCTGGGTCTGAACTGGGATCTCTTCGACCGCTTCCAGACCAAGCGCGGGATCCAGCAGGCGCGCGCCGGGCTGCGGCAGCAGGAGTACGCCGCCGATCAGCAGCGGCGCAGCATCGTGCAGAGCCTGGAGAGCATCCTCGTCACCCTGGAGAACAGCCGCAAGCGTATCGAGCTCGCCCGCGCGACGATCGCGCTGGCCGAGGAGGATCTGCGCCTCGCCCGCGAGCGCTACCGCGTCGGCGCTGCGACGCTGCTCGAGGTAACCGAGGCGGAGGTTTCCCTGATCCAGGGCCGGGCGAGCGAGATCGAGGGCGTCGCCGGCTACCTGACCGCCCTCGCCGAGCTGGAGCGCAGCACGGGCTGGACCCTCGCCCGCTAG